AAGACACACTGGCACAATATATATTAGGAGAAGCAGAGACGGCTGAAACACAACGGACAAGACAACGAAAGCAACACTCAAGACGGCGCACAAGGAACACGGGctcaccaaaataaaacaggaagcataaacacacacagagacgtTATAGACTATCACGGAGATACAGAGCGATGACTAAAGGAGCAGAGAGGAATAAAAGCATAATTTACAGAGTCTAAGAACCAAACTCACTTCTCAAAACCAACAATTAAATTACAGAAAATCCAAATATGGAGTCAGCTGACCCGACACCATGACAGAGCTCTGTATATCAAAGATAAAAGATAACAAAGATGAACATAAGATGTataaaatatgcaaaagcataCTCAAAATAGAGCAATAAAACAACCTGTTTATGTAACTTGTGTCACAGGAAGTCCAGGAAGTTTGCATAtccgtatgtgtgtgtgtgtgtgtgtgtgtgtgtgtgtgtgtgtgtgtgtgtgtgtgtgtgtgtagaagtAAATATTGTAAATGTTTTACATCACTCATGTATACATCAAAACATAGAATTAGCCTTTGTCACTGTTACCACTGTTGTAAAAATACTCCACGCTGTACTAACACAGAGGTGTCTTGTTGTTGAGGTCAGGAGCTGCTACATTTGTGTTCTCTGCTAGTCTGCATGCATGAAAGAGTCTCTGCTTAACATAACTGATATTATATTAAGGCTGATTCTTCGGTTTAAAGgtgcttttcttttaaatccaGTCTGCTGCACATCTTagaaattgattttaaaataatctaaatatatataaacataaacaaacacaagcacgaaagaaataaagagcagtaaacacagcagctctgtctgCATACCCCAAAACATGGAATGAATTACAGATTTCAAACTTACATCTGGTTAGTCGTTCGGTCCTTCGTCTAATTTGGCCTCTTTCCACGAAGTGTTCAAATAAATACTGATAtaaaagcaaacacagagagctcATTATGCAAAGATTGGGATTTAACTATTAAAATAATGCTGCTGCTTTCAGAAAGATCAAGACGGAGGGAGTTTTTTACACATATGAAAGCTGTATTCTGTTgcgtattatttatttaagagcaaacaggaaacaggaaaatagCTTTTTCCTCAATAATTGTAAGACTATAATTTTATTGTTGTCTCTTGTTTTTGAACTGACTTCTCATCATATACTTTCACGAAGGAAAAATCTGATGATGGTTTAGATCGTTTACATGCAGAAATATTAGAAATTATggaaatatgtatatttttattgtgagcTTGTTCTTTACCTGAGTGTTTTATCTTGATGTCACTTTATACCACTTTGCAATTTTCTTAGTTTTGCAtgtaaacactgaaacactGCTGATAAAATAAGACCTGAATCTGTGGATAATTTGctttttattacttattttcatttaaaatgacttttgtTATTATTGGATGTCGTCACTTACAGTCTAATGTCTCTGAACTTTCCAACATGTGTGGGAAAGTGTTCAGTAACTATCATCATTAAGAGATTATCTTAATTTTCACATGAACACATTTTTCACTGTACGTGTAAAGTTATAAATCCTCCCAGTGTGGATCATATTTAAATTTTCAATGCAAATTTCTCTGAAATGATTACAAGACAAACATGTGAGCAAATGAGCCATAAGCTCAGAAAACTTCCCACAAACTCCAGTCATCTGCAAAATGACCtcgaatatatatttttttaaatgtgatcaCGAGCATTTTCTTATTATTTCATCCTGTTCTTTAATAATACTTGTTCAGCAGGTTGTAACGTATCTAGGGGAGCTATGCCTTAAATATCTCTGTCAGCTCACATATGAGtggtcatttttttcattaaatgaatgaattaaggATAAAAACCATTAGAGGTTTGTAATAAACTGACAATAAATGTAATGAAGGTGGAAATATGAGACAGTAAAAGGATAAAAGAGAATGTATTTTTAGTCTTTTTGCTTTATATTCAGAAACACAGACTAAAATAtctaaaatgacagaaatacagaaatacagactGCCCATTTGTAGTGCAATCCTCAGGTAAACATCCTGAGGATCAAGGTGCAGTATATGAAAGGGAAAAGATACAGTGTAACTTGTTACGACATGTTGTGAAGTGAATTGGATTTTAAAGCATGTAGTCACATAAGAACAGGAGCTGTATGCTGTGCATGCTGCTCTCTCAGACTGTTACTGGAGGAAATACAGTGCtgttaaaaagtgttttctccTTTGCTGATTTCTTAATTTTGTGCATATTtgttacatgtttcagatcatcaaccaaatgttaatattagacaaagataacctgatttttaaaattatggttTCATCTATGAAGGGAAGAGGTTATCTAACAGTGTCCTACAGTGTTTTTTAGCATCAAGGGTGTCATAAAGTTTGTTGTTTCTCTTATTTAATGTAACTCCAGTGCTATCAGCACTTTGTCagtcatttgattttaaaatgtctctttctgtttgcggttaaaaaaaaaacaaacagtgaaagtcCTGTGAGTGTTCAGGTGTGCAGACAGTAGAGGAGGCAAAGCCAAGTGAAAACTTATCAGGGCTCAGAAAAAGACTTCAGGTTGGTTTCTTATTTTGCTCACCCACCAGCTCTGCCAGTAATGGCCTTAAAATCCTGTTTTTGGCATCAATGTTATTCCTGAGCAGTCTATTCTTGCATGAATGCATCAGTCTGGCTGTGCTTTTCCTCCAATTAAAagtaaaagcatttaaaatattgCTCTGAAACGCTGAATGTAGCCATGAGGTTATAGAAGTTATTTAGCTGTTATTGAAACTGAATGACATCATCTCTTTGAGAGACATTTCTTTGTTCTTTACCCAATTTATATGAATATTATGCTTTATTTCAGGGGTGTGACGTGACTTTTCAGCAAGGAAAAAAATTCTTCCTGCACTCTTTAATGAGACAAACTGGACCGCATTAAAACACAGTGTACTGACTAACTCCTTCCAGGGTTAAAGtgtaataaaactgtattaCATGTGtagttaaatatttattattagctGACAATGACACATGTTGgagaatttattttatcaaccaTTCCTTTAGCAATAGAAGCAATAAAACCCAATGAAAACAGCTCAATACACATAAAACTTTGTTATTGGCAAGGTATACAAAAAATgcttaaaagtaaaagtatttaTTCTGCATTAACATGTTCCCCATCAGTGTTATATGGATCAATATTACTGCTGCAGATGGTTAAGACTGAGGTTTACTTTAAACACATGATTATAATATGGCTACGAGGACCACTTATCTCTAAAAAGCGGCTTTTAATCATCATACaaacacacttggatataaCTTAAATTAAACAGTATagtgaatatatatttttaaaaatcagctgAATCAACAGGCTTGTGTGTAATGTGCTAGGTGGTTACTGTTAATATCTACagcagaataaaaaataataaagaaagaagGTAGTGTGTCGACGAAACAGCAGGTTAAACATTTATCATAGATGTTAATCATGTTGGTTGAAACTGGACATGATGTCAGTTCCTCCTCTTTGCTTTCATTGCTAATATGCTAACACAACATGCTatgattttctgtgtaaatAACATATACGAGACcctaaaacaaaaactgtgtaGCCACTCTTTTCATATAGCTTTTATAATCTTGGATACAGTCTCTTTTCTTCTACCATAATCCATCTTTTGGTTCTTAATATAAAACATAGAGGTGACTCGCtgcaatattattattgtttttcatctttctACATTCAGTGGTTGAAATAAATCATAAAAGCAAATTATTTCTGCTGCAATAATTAACCTGCAGTGAGTCAGAGAGGTTTAAAGCTTATTGTTTAgaacaaataaaattatatttctcATATTCACTTTTACTGACCCACTGATACCGTCCTCCTCTTTCCATAGCTGCACACCTATGACACTCATCAATCTTTCCTTTATCAGCCCAGTTCTCGTAGCAGACTACTCTGTCACTGATCCACAACCACAGATTCATCACGCAGGTGTAGCGCAGTCCCACCCATACGTAGGGACTGCTGGCATTCTTGGTTCTCCTCTCAACCACTCTCTGTTGGTGAGGGTTAGTGATGGAGACCAGGTCAGTGTGGTGCAGTCTGCAGTAATCCAAGGCTTCCTCCCAGGTCTTGTTTTCATTGATTAGAATCAATTTATCTGTCAGAAACAATCAAACTTCAGTTAAGTCTGGTTAACAGCAGCTTATGTTCCACTTTACCTTGAATACAGACAGtacacaataaaaacattgtagtttttcACTTCCTTTTGCTGTATACTTAATTAGTTTAAGTGTATACAGTGCATTTGGAAAGCATTCACAGTTCTACATTTTGTCCTGTTACAGTCTTATTCCTAAATAGATTAAATTGCTTGTTCACTTCAAAGTTCTGCACACAATACCCCAAAAtgaaaaagtggggaaaaatttgtttgaaattcctgcaaatcaaaaacaaaagtatGGCATGTACAGTATGTAAGTATTTACACTTTGTTGAAGCATCTTTGTCAATACTTGAAGCTTCAAGCCTTCCTGAGTATGATGCTACAAGCTTGGCATATCTATTTTAGGGCAGTTTCTCCCATTCATCTTTGCACAACCTCTGAAACTCCATCAGGTTGGATGGTGCACAGCCATTTTCAGATCTCTGCAGAGATCTGGTCACTTGAGGACCCTTACAGTGGTTCTGCAGCCACTTGTTTTTATCTTGGCCGTGTGCTTGGGGGCTTGTCCTGTATAAAATGAACCTAATGTGAATCTAATGTCCGGTGCAGTCTGGAGCAGCTTATCATCAAGGATGTCTCTGTACATTGCATTCATCTTTCCCTCGACTCTGACTTGTCTCCCGGTCACTGCTGCTGATAAACatccccagagcatgatgctgccaccaccatgcttcactgtaGGGATGGTATTGGTCCGGTGATGAGTGGTACCTGGTTTCTTCCAGATGTGATGCTTGGCATTGAGAGTTAAGAGTTCAATCTTTGTTTCATCAGACCAGAGAATTTTATTTCTCATGGTCTGAGCATCCTTCAGGTGCATTTTGGTAAACTGAGGAGTGGCTTCAGTCTGCTCATTCTACTAAACAGGCCTGATTGTTGGAGTGCTTCAGAAATGCTTGTCCTTCTGGAAGATCCTCCTCTCTCCACAGAGCAATGCTGGAGCTCTGTCAAAGAGACCATCACCTCCTTGACTAAGGCCTTTCTACCTCAAACTCTCTAATTGGTGAGGGGCCAGCTGTACAAAAAGTCCTGGTGGTTTCAAACTTCTTCCATTTACAGAACCCTGTGCTTATTGGGACCTTCAATGCTGCAGAAATGTTTCTGTGCCTCAACACAAGCCTGTCTCAGAGCTCTACAGACAATTCCTTGGATCTTCTAAGTCTAGTGATGCTCCTATTACAGggaaaaataaatcagattAATCTTAGTAAAAACTCACCATCATAACAGAAGAAAGGATTTTTCTTGTTGCATTCATCAGAGCTCCATTTTCCTGATCTGTTTAACAGAGTCACAGcacatttcctgttgttttgTCCGTCATAAAATGACTCCATATTCCAGTGCCTGAAAGAGAAATTACTTCCATCTGACCACCTCCAGGTGTCTCTGAACAGGCCGATCCACACATTCATCGGAGAGCCCTGAGACTTATTGAGGATCTTAAATTCTTCCCCATCCGCCTGATCGAGTCCACTGGCCAGGTCAGTGTAGTGATCTCTGCAGTAGTTCTGAGCCTTTGTCCAGGTCATCTTCTTCTTAATCAAATGGATCGATTTaccgtctctcttctttcctgttaagcaaaaacatcaaaacaaaacaaaatttccATCACCACAAACATCTGAAGAAATACACAAAGAAACATAATTTGTACGAGTCCTCAAACATGCTTTTTCTCAATTTCTCTTTCAGATCAGTTATATTATAAAGTCAGACTATTATCCACATATTCTCACCATCGTAGCAGATGAACCACAAAGTGTTCTCACATATGGCATGTGTCcagtttcctcttgtcttcACACAGTTCTCCTTTAGATCACCTGGTTCAGAACGTCCCCATCTGGTTTCACGTTCAGTGTATTCCACCCCTGGCAGAGACCAATGCCAcatcctgttttcttttcctgggTTGCTGAACAGTCCAATCCAGGCTTTACCTTCATACTCTCTGGATTCATGCAGTCTCGCCATGTCTGTCATGTCAAACACGCTGGCCAGGTCTGCATAATTCTCTCTGCAGTATTTCTGTGCTTCCTCccaggttttgttttctctaATAAAGTGGTACTCATACAGGTAACAGGTGGAGAAGAAACACTGCCCtaaaagcagtaaaatattAGCAATAATGCTGCATTATCAAATCAAACTCACTGGTTCACAGATAAACAGTCTACAACACAAGTGTGACTCTGAGCTCAGTGACCTTGTCAATAAGAGAAAGACAAATGTGTGCAGATAAAACAAATAGACGAAAATCAACtggaaaaacaaagataatACAGAAGCAAGGAGACAAGAcattacaaaaaacacaaggtAAGTTTGTAGGAATCAACAAAATACACACCAGGAAGACAAATATCATCTCTATAGGGAAACTCAATCAGGAGAGACTAAAATGAAAGACATCATCAAAAAGGAACATAATGGAAATATCAACAGAAAAGAATTACAGCAATAAACTAAAATACAATATATTAAGAAATGAGTAAAATAGAACTGAAGACGTGCTGGGGAGTTTTTCCACTTACCCATCAGAATCAGCAGAAAGAGACTCCACTGCATCTTTAATCTGCcggattaaataaatattttattagatAATGAAATCATGTTTCATTTCATAGATGGTCTggttataatcatcattataaTCTGGGTGTACAGACTGGAAGTTCagttggacccaaatgcagacacgaGCAGGCAGCCAGAGTTTAACAGGAAGTGAACCGTTTATTCAACTGATGGCaacaaaagaacaaacacagcaaacatccAAAGGGTGAAATCAAACTGTAAACCTCCAGGAACCACACGGGAACTTAGAAACACTAACGACACAGGAAAGAAGAACTACATTGGATACTCTTACAAAGACACACTGGCACAATATATATTAGGAGAAGCAGAGACGGCTGAAACACAACGGACAAGACAACGAAAGCAACACTCAAGACGGCGCACAAGGAACACGGGctcaccaaaataaaacaggaagcataaacacacacagagacgtTATAGACTATACGGAGATACAGAGCGATGACtaaaggagcagagagggaatAAAAGCATAATTTACAGAGTCTAAGAACCAAACTCACTTCTCAAAACCAACAATTAAATTACAGAAAATCCAAATATGGAGTCAGCTGACCCGACACCATGACAGAGCTCTGTATATCAAAGATAAAAGATAACAAAGATGAACGCAAGATGTataaaatatgcaaaagcataCTCAAAATAGAGCAATAAAACAACCTGTTTATGTAACTTGTGTCACAGGAAGTCCAGGAAGTTTGCATAtccgtatgtgtgtgtgtgtgtgtgtgtgtgtgtgtgtgtgtgtgtgtgtgtgtgtgtgtgtgtgtgtgtgtaagtaaaTATTGTAAATGTTTTACATCACTCATGTATACATCAAAACATAGAATTAGCCTTTGTCACTGTTACCACTGTTGTAAAAATACTCCACGCTGTACTAACACAGAGGTGTCTTGTTGTTGAGGTCAGGAGCTGCTACATTTGTGTTCTCTGCTAGTCTGCATGCATGAAAGAGTCTCTGCTTAACATAACTGATATTATATTAAGGCTGATTCTTCGGTTTAAAGgtgcttttcttttaaatccaGTCTGCTGCACATCTTagaaattgattttaaaataatctaaatatatataaacataaacaaacacaagcacgaaagaaataaagagcagtaaacacagcagctctgtctgCATACCCCAAAACATGGAATGAATTACAGATTTCAAACTTACATCTGGTTAGTCGTTCGGTCCTTCGTCTAATTTGGCCTCTTTCCACGAAGTGTTCAAATAAATACTGATAtaaaagcaaacacagagagctcATTATGCAAAGATTGGGATTTAACTATTAAAATAATGCTGCTGCTTTCAGAAAGATCAAGACGGAGGGAGTTTTTACACATATGAAAGCTGTATTCTGTTgcgtattatttatttaagagcaaacaggaaacaggaaaatagCTTTTCCTCAATAATTGTAAGACTATAATTTTATTGTTGTCTCTTGTTTTTGAACTGACTTCTCATCATATACTTTCACGAAGGAAAAATCTGATGATGGTTTAGATCGTTTACATGCAGAAATATTAGAAATTATggaaatatgtatatttttattgtgagcTTGTTCTTTACCTGAGTGTTTTATCTTGATGTCACTTTATACCACTTTGCAATTTTCTTAGTTTTGCAtgtaaacactgaaacactGCTGATAAAATAAGACCTGAATCTGTGGATAATTTGctttttattacttatttttcatttaaaatgacttttgtTATTATTGGATGTCGTCACTTACAGTCTAATGTCTCTGAACTTTCCAACATGTGTGGGAAAGTGTTCAGTAACTATCATCATTAAGAGATTATCTTAATTTTCACATGAACACATTTTTCACTGTACGTGTAAAGTTATAAATCCTCCCAGTGTGGATCATATTTAAATTTTCAATGCAAATTTCTCTGAAATGATTACAAGACAAACATGTGAGCAAATGAGCCATAAGCTCAGAAAACTTCCCACAAACTCCAGTCATCTGCAAAATGACCtcgaatatatattttttaaatgtgatcaCGAGCATTTTCTTATTATTTCATCCTGTTCTTTAATAATACTTGTTCAGCAGGTTGTAACGTATCTAGGGAGCTATGCCTTAAATATCTCTGTCAGCTCACATATGAGtggtcatttttttcattaaatgaatgaattaaggATAAAAACCATTAGAGGTTTGTAATAAACTGACAATAAATGTAATGAAGGTGGAAATATGAGACAGTAAAAGGATAAAAGAGAATGTATTTTTAGTCTTTTTGCTTTATATTCAGAAACACAGACTAAAATAtctaaaatgacagaaatacagaaatacagactGCCCATTTGTAGTGCAATCCTCAGGTAAACATCCTGAGGATCAAGGTGCAGTATATGAAAGGAAAAGATACAGTGTAACTTGTTACGACATGTTGTGAAGTGAATTGGATTTTAAAGCATGTAGTCACATAAGAACAGGAGCTGTATGCTGTGCATGCTGCTCTCTCAGACTGTTACTGGAGGAAATACAGTGCtgttaaaaagtgttttctccTTTGCTGATTTCTTAATTTTGTGCATATTtgttacatgtttcagatcatcaaccaaatgttaatattagacaaagataacctgatttttaaaattatggttTCATCTATGAAGGGAAGAGGTTATCTAACAGTGTCCTACAGTGTTTTTTAGCATCAAGGGTGTCATAAAGTTTGTTGTTTCTCTTATTTAATGTAACTCCAGTGCTATCAGCACTTTGTCagtcatttgattttaaaaatgtctctttctgtttgcggttaaaaaaaaacaaacagtgaaagtcCTGTGAGTGTTCAGGTGTGCAGACAGTAGAGGGAGGCAAAGCCAAGTGAAAACTTATCAGGGCTCAGAAAAAGACTTCAGGTTGGTTTCTTATTTTGCTCACCCACCAGCTCTGCCAGTAATGGCCTTAAAATCCTGTTTTTGGCATCAATGTTATTCCTGAGCAGTCTATTCTTGCATGAATGCATCAGTCTGGCTGTGCTTTTCCTCCAATTAAAagtaaaagcatttaaaatattgCTCTGAAACGCTGAATGTAGCCATGAGGTTATAGAAGTTATTTAGCTGTTATTGAAACTGAATGACATCATCTCTTTGAGAGACATTTCTTTGTTCTTTACCCAATTTATATGAATATTATGCTTTATTTCAGGGTGTGACGTGACTTTTCAGCAAGGAAAAAATTCTTCCTGCACTCTTTAATGAGACAAACTGGACCGCATTAAAACACAGTGTACTGACTAACTCCTTCCAGGGTTAAAGtgtaataaaactgtattaCATGTGtagttaaatatttattattagctGACAATGACACATGTTG
The sequence above is a segment of the Oreochromis aureus strain Israel breed Guangdong linkage group 3, ZZ_aureus, whole genome shotgun sequence genome. Coding sequences within it:
- the LOC120439038 gene encoding macrophage mannose receptor 1-like isoform X1; its protein translation is MQWSLFLLILMGQCFFSTCYLYEYHFIRENKTWEEAQKYCRENYADLASVFDMTDMARLHESREYEGKAWIGLFSNPGKENRMWHWSLPGVEYTERETRWGRSEPGDLKENCVKTRGNWTHAICENTLWFICYDGKKRDGKSIHLIKKKMTWTKAQNYCRDHYTDLASGLDQADGEEFKILNKSQGSPMNVWIGLFRDTWRWSDGSNFSFRHWNMESFYDGQNNRKCAVTLLNRSGKWSSDECNKKNPFFCYDDKLILINENKTWEEALDYCRLHHTDLVSITNPHQQRVVERRTKNASSPYVWVGLRYTCVMNLWLWISDRVVCYENWADKGKIDECHRCAAMERGGRYQWVSKSEYEKYNFICSKQ
- the LOC120439038 gene encoding macrophage mannose receptor 1-like isoform X2; this encodes MTDMARLHESREYEGKAWIGLFSNPGKENRMWHWSLPGVEYTERETRWGRSEPGDLKENCVKTRGNWTHAICENTLWFICYDGKKRDGKSIHLIKKKMTWTKAQNYCRDHYTDLASGLDQADGEEFKILNKSQGSPMNVWIGLFRDTWRWSDGSNFSFRHWNMESFYDGQNNRKCAVTLLNRSGKWSSDECNKKNPFFCYDDKLILINENKTWEEALDYCRLHHTDLVSITNPHQQRVVERRTKNASSPYVWVGLRYTCVMNLWLWISDRVVCYENWADKGKIDECHRCAAMERGGRYQWVSKSEYEKYNFICSKQ